In the Polyangiaceae bacterium genome, one interval contains:
- a CDS encoding PEGA domain-containing protein, with the protein MAEALFREAKDLGAKGNLDEACRKFEESYSLDPTLGTKLHSAACYEELGRTASAWAAFNEAAALAAKAEDSKREKLARARIAKLEKSLPKLIIQVSEGVPGLKVSLDGHPLGAAGLGTPLPIDPGSHEVQVDAPGYEPWKTTLTVAEGPGTDTLSVPELIKAEQKSGEAHGAEPPDEVKKSIVADEGAGQRTLGYVVGGAGVLALAAGGYFGLRAKSQADDADAHCSGKFCSPAGLAGHDDAEQSALISTIGFGVGLAAVATGAILILTATPSKEQTAWVHPYAGPRGAGLSAGARF; encoded by the coding sequence ATGGCCGAGGCACTATTTCGAGAGGCCAAGGACCTCGGTGCCAAAGGCAATCTGGATGAAGCCTGCCGCAAGTTCGAAGAAAGCTACTCGCTCGATCCAACCCTCGGCACCAAGTTGCATTCCGCGGCGTGCTACGAAGAGCTAGGTCGCACCGCCAGTGCTTGGGCCGCCTTCAACGAAGCGGCCGCTCTCGCAGCGAAGGCAGAGGACTCAAAGCGGGAGAAACTGGCTCGAGCTCGCATCGCCAAGCTGGAGAAGTCCCTTCCCAAGCTGATCATCCAAGTGAGCGAGGGCGTCCCTGGTCTGAAGGTATCCCTCGACGGGCACCCCCTTGGCGCGGCAGGGCTTGGAACGCCTTTGCCGATCGATCCGGGTTCGCACGAAGTCCAGGTCGACGCACCCGGCTACGAACCCTGGAAGACGACATTGACCGTGGCGGAGGGCCCCGGCACGGACACCCTGAGCGTTCCCGAGCTCATCAAGGCGGAACAGAAGAGCGGCGAGGCTCACGGCGCCGAACCTCCCGACGAAGTGAAGAAATCAATCGTTGCGGACGAAGGAGCGGGCCAGCGCACGCTGGGCTACGTCGTCGGGGGCGCAGGCGTCCTTGCGTTGGCCGCAGGGGGATACTTCGGACTCAGAGCGAAGAGTCAGGCCGACGACGCGGACGCACACTGCAGTGGGAAGTTCTGCTCACCAGCGGGCTTGGCAGGACACGACGACGCGGAACAGTCGGCCTTGATCTCGACCATTGGATTCGGCGTCGGACTTGCCGCGGTGGCGACGGGCGCGATCCTCATCCTCACCGCAACACCAAGCAAAGAGCAAACTGCGTGGGTGCACCCCTATGCGGGCCCCCGCGGCGCAGGGCTGTCCGCGGGAGCGCGTTTCTGA
- a CDS encoding PilZ domain-containing protein has protein sequence MQNGQERRAQGMKRVPVQSLVEICGRDGGSAPPFEAQSVDVSGRGMHVRTAYLPEVGSPLVCRFENHGQEIVVEGLVAWNLPEERGGEFGIQFTALDSGSVEALRQLCDTGLSVAPPDAAPEEVESPEAPAPGSRVRLHIDGLGAPMKASVRDGTTRRVHVASNLEFLKVGRSLELEGGAGERRPAKIHAVDVRIDAATQVPQLVVSLKFEDVEEHTPEPSVIDSAASVTSRSPHLPMGAAFAAHDAGEASTDDAFYDDEAMAGPEPGEAPAELVDDEDEILEDAGRFSTRMSRAASVAGEQAKRAGETAAHFSGVAARGLGRLFKGAASKVGEYRKTREGEARPKRTTAPPPSGVLSASGRTLRRQFEPSAKAEEGSKAPTPAKRKKMKKIAGAAALALLATSVTVVAMKKPAAPPGADVEPAAVSTTVAAESPAGDVTQVDDQGNPIAAAAAPAAPAAPEAPVPADEASGQSGGVSADVPLFGPTPMATMEPAPLGPPPELGAPAADGQEASEEEQEKAAASAAADESFEESPKSAEKPQKANPSSVKPWGKGNIHTPTIHRLRLDQPGGAIKGAMNPTGFTVVVPAVKVMESARGIQKRDSRIARVRTRNGSFGAEISFQFQGSVPGYRVRLRKDYVEFLISAPDKSGVSSTKSSSKSKKKSAKKSSKKKSG, from the coding sequence ATGCAAAACGGACAAGAGCGCCGCGCACAGGGAATGAAGCGTGTTCCCGTTCAATCCCTGGTCGAAATCTGTGGACGCGACGGCGGGAGCGCGCCGCCCTTCGAGGCCCAATCCGTGGACGTGAGCGGCAGGGGCATGCACGTGCGGACGGCCTACTTGCCCGAGGTTGGCTCCCCGCTGGTCTGCCGCTTCGAGAATCACGGGCAGGAGATCGTGGTGGAAGGCTTGGTGGCCTGGAATCTGCCCGAGGAGCGAGGGGGCGAGTTCGGCATCCAATTTACGGCGTTGGACAGCGGCAGCGTGGAAGCCCTGCGACAGTTATGCGACACAGGCCTCAGCGTGGCGCCACCCGACGCGGCGCCGGAGGAAGTGGAATCTCCCGAAGCGCCCGCCCCAGGGTCGCGCGTGCGCTTGCACATCGACGGCTTGGGCGCGCCGATGAAAGCGTCGGTACGCGACGGCACCACGCGCCGTGTACATGTCGCCTCCAATCTGGAGTTCCTCAAAGTGGGCCGCTCTTTGGAGCTGGAGGGGGGCGCTGGCGAGCGCCGTCCTGCCAAGATCCACGCCGTCGACGTCCGCATCGACGCCGCTACGCAGGTGCCTCAGCTCGTCGTTTCGCTGAAGTTCGAGGACGTGGAGGAGCACACTCCCGAGCCGAGCGTGATCGACAGCGCTGCCAGCGTCACCTCGCGCTCCCCCCATTTGCCCATGGGTGCCGCCTTCGCTGCTCATGACGCCGGAGAGGCTTCCACCGATGACGCCTTCTACGACGACGAAGCCATGGCAGGCCCCGAGCCGGGCGAAGCCCCGGCGGAGTTGGTGGACGACGAAGACGAAATCCTCGAGGACGCTGGGCGATTCTCCACTCGAATGAGCCGAGCCGCCTCCGTGGCCGGTGAACAAGCGAAGCGCGCAGGGGAAACGGCCGCGCACTTCAGTGGGGTAGCCGCCCGCGGCTTGGGGCGCTTGTTCAAAGGCGCCGCCTCAAAGGTGGGTGAGTACCGCAAGACCCGCGAGGGTGAAGCACGTCCCAAGCGCACGACGGCACCGCCGCCGTCAGGGGTGCTATCTGCGAGCGGCCGCACCCTGCGTCGTCAGTTCGAGCCCAGTGCAAAGGCGGAAGAGGGGTCCAAGGCGCCGACCCCCGCGAAGCGCAAGAAGATGAAGAAGATCGCAGGAGCTGCGGCCCTGGCGCTGCTTGCGACGTCGGTCACCGTCGTGGCCATGAAGAAGCCTGCGGCGCCGCCTGGCGCCGACGTCGAGCCCGCTGCCGTGAGCACCACGGTGGCCGCGGAGTCTCCCGCCGGCGACGTGACGCAAGTCGACGACCAGGGGAACCCGATTGCTGCGGCGGCAGCCCCCGCCGCTCCGGCCGCGCCCGAAGCACCGGTGCCCGCAGACGAAGCAAGCGGTCAGAGCGGTGGCGTGAGTGCCGACGTACCCCTATTCGGGCCCACGCCGATGGCCACCATGGAGCCCGCTCCCCTCGGTCCGCCGCCGGAACTCGGCGCCCCCGCGGCGGACGGCCAGGAAGCCAGCGAAGAAGAGCAGGAGAAGGCTGCTGCCAGTGCCGCCGCGGACGAGAGCTTCGAGGAATCCCCCAAGTCGGCGGAAAAACCTCAGAAAGCCAATCCCTCCAGCGTCAAACCCTGGGGCAAAGGGAATATCCACACGCCCACCATTCACCGCCTCCGCCTCGACCAACCGGGCGGCGCGATCAAAGGTGCGATGAACCCCACTGGCTTCACGGTGGTGGTGCCAGCCGTCAAGGTGATGGAGTCTGCTCGCGGCATCCAGAAACGCGATTCGCGTATCGCCCGTGTGCGCACGCGGAACGGGTCTTTCGGTGCCGAGATCTCCTTCCAGTTCCAAGGCAGCGTTCCCGGATACCGAGTGCGACTTCGCAAGGACTACGTGGAGTTCTTGATCAGCGCGCCCGACAAGAGCGGCGTTTCGAGCACGAAGTCCAGCTCCAAGTCCAAGAAGAAGTCTGCCAAGAAGAGCAGCAAGAAGAAGAGCGGCTAG
- a CDS encoding phosphoadenylyl-sulfate reductase yields MLRPLGALILDCDFRDAALASLAATRRRSKMSAMSEISALAGELAQRAPGAVVRHALETYREDVAISFSGAEDVLLIELAKQTELPFRVFSLDTGRLHPETMRFFRSVEEHYGIRIEYCFPRHDQVEALVRGKGLFSFYEDGHGECCAIRKVEPLRRQLQTLRAWITGQRRDQSPTRANVPVVETDAAHQGKDGQPLVKYNPLANVDLDYVWASIQGFEVPYNPLHSQGYVSIGCEPCTRAILPGQHERDGRWWWERASDKECGLHTEK; encoded by the coding sequence GTGCTGCGTCCACTTGGCGCTTTGATACTGGATTGCGACTTCCGGGACGCTGCCCTAGCAAGCCTTGCGGCGACGAGGCGACGGAGCAAGATGTCCGCCATGAGCGAGATCAGCGCCTTGGCGGGTGAGCTGGCGCAACGTGCGCCAGGCGCCGTCGTGCGGCACGCCCTGGAAACCTACCGAGAAGACGTTGCGATCAGCTTCAGCGGTGCGGAAGACGTATTGCTGATTGAGCTGGCCAAGCAGACGGAACTGCCTTTTCGAGTTTTCTCCCTGGACACGGGGCGGCTGCATCCCGAGACGATGCGCTTCTTTCGCAGCGTCGAGGAGCACTACGGCATTCGCATCGAGTATTGCTTCCCTCGCCATGATCAGGTCGAGGCGCTGGTCCGCGGCAAAGGCTTGTTCTCCTTCTACGAGGATGGACACGGCGAATGCTGCGCCATCCGCAAGGTCGAGCCCTTGCGGCGACAGCTGCAAACCCTCCGTGCCTGGATCACGGGGCAGCGCCGAGATCAGAGCCCGACGCGCGCGAATGTGCCGGTCGTCGAGACCGACGCTGCCCACCAGGGAAAGGATGGGCAGCCATTGGTGAAGTACAACCCGCTGGCGAACGTGGACCTGGACTACGTGTGGGCGAGCATCCAGGGCTTCGAGGTTCCCTACAACCCCCTGCACTCGCAAGGCTATGTGAGCATTGGCTGCGAACCCTGCACTCGCGCCATATTGCCCGGACAGCACGAACGCGACGGACGCTGGTGGTGGGAGCGAGCCTCGGACAAAGAGTGCGGACTTCACACGGAAAAGTGA
- a CDS encoding LamG domain-containing protein codes for MRPLRSALVLVCTAAAACSTVLGFEDHEPFPPDAAASLGGSSGAASDAAPDVDADQSASDGPSDATNDAMEAGDVVVPPRVTQDLVVLYTFDEGSGTSIKDVSGVSPALDLKVETGFLTTWHPGFLEVKGATLIATDVPAAKVYDGCTASNEITIEAWLTPATTAQQGPARIVTLSPDTGTRNFTLGQLNDQYIVRLRTTNTDNNGEPPTLSLPGTLTTNLTHVVFTRASDGFTNIYINGSVQGTSKIDGDLSPWNASYRLGLANELTKDRVWLGAMHLVAVYSRALTAAEAAQNFAAGAD; via the coding sequence ATGCGACCGCTTCGCTCCGCTCTGGTGCTCGTCTGCACGGCTGCGGCGGCCTGCAGCACCGTGCTGGGTTTCGAGGATCACGAGCCGTTCCCGCCGGACGCAGCCGCCTCGCTAGGCGGCAGCAGCGGCGCAGCCAGCGATGCCGCTCCAGATGTAGACGCAGACCAAAGTGCCAGTGACGGGCCCAGCGACGCGACGAATGACGCGATGGAAGCCGGCGACGTCGTGGTCCCACCGCGCGTGACCCAGGACTTGGTGGTGCTGTACACCTTCGACGAAGGAAGCGGCACGAGCATCAAGGACGTGTCCGGCGTGTCCCCAGCGCTGGATCTGAAGGTCGAGACGGGCTTCCTCACCACTTGGCATCCAGGCTTCTTGGAGGTGAAGGGCGCTACGTTGATCGCGACCGACGTGCCGGCGGCGAAAGTCTACGACGGCTGCACGGCTTCCAACGAGATCACCATCGAGGCGTGGCTCACGCCGGCGACGACGGCTCAACAGGGCCCCGCCCGCATCGTGACGTTGTCCCCAGATACGGGAACGCGCAACTTCACTCTGGGCCAGCTCAACGATCAGTACATCGTACGGCTGCGCACCACCAATACCGACAACAACGGGGAGCCGCCGACGCTCTCGCTACCGGGTACGTTGACCACGAACCTGACGCATGTGGTGTTCACCAGAGCGAGCGACGGTTTCACCAACATCTACATCAACGGCAGCGTTCAGGGGACGAGCAAGATCGACGGTGACCTTTCCCCCTGGAACGCGAGCTACCGCTTGGGCCTGGCGAACGAGCTGACGAAGGATCGAGTGTGGCTCGGAGCCATGCACCTGGTGGCAGTGTACTCCCGGGCCTTGACGGCCGCAGAGGCGGCACAGAACTTCGCCGCCGGAGCGGACTAG
- a CDS encoding tetratricopeptide repeat protein, whose amino-acid sequence MADRGTRVEQLSGPEPGAAQRRSRWARVRAWPGQLLDSARQLITTRDPTFLTALTPAVILVSVLFVRSPASNYIFDEQEALLANPYVHGTDDLGYLDAFKRDFWGLPPTRSIGSYRPIPNLIWRALWHVSELPWVHHWVNVMLHAVNAALVAAFVFAVTRHRRVGWLAGASFATSAVLTEAVTGVVGIADVLGGLGVLLALHGLRVRSWLMPLAVLGGLALGLFSKESVIVGVPLVTVAALLLAPALHPTRPLRALRMLLAGVAAAAALVGYTYLRRRLFPVELPAELTAPLPEGEPLLQRWLHAFLRWFAQPKLPSDPMNNPLVDADTPHRVAGALRVYLNGLIQVVFPWRLSGDYSFPQEPIPDAVVFPGSVLGGLLLVAPPLASVGLWIASMRRERRGGTAAALLALLALGACWLPVAYFPHSNIAVTLPTVRAERFWYLPVIGSAMCIAVLLDALWSRLRWRRELLVGIVAFFTFQGCRARIHALDYNDDLTFWGATRRAVPRSAKAHLNYSVMVGAHLGDLPRRLAINGRARELAPQWPMAHIYYGDTLCRMKRPADAWPYYERGFVLAPNDPNLIALALQCLWDQQGIESHKARILELVDENRGTWLAYLGTQIVYHGKENGGVEKKYRPRGYDEGPKKK is encoded by the coding sequence GTGGCCGATCGAGGAACCCGAGTCGAACAGCTGAGCGGGCCCGAGCCGGGTGCGGCGCAACGACGTTCCCGCTGGGCACGCGTACGCGCGTGGCCGGGGCAGTTGCTCGACAGTGCGCGGCAGCTGATCACCACTCGGGATCCCACATTTCTGACCGCGCTCACACCCGCCGTGATCCTGGTGAGCGTGCTGTTCGTGCGCAGTCCTGCCAGCAACTACATCTTCGACGAACAGGAAGCGCTCCTCGCCAACCCGTACGTGCACGGCACCGACGACCTCGGCTATCTGGACGCGTTCAAGCGGGATTTTTGGGGGCTTCCGCCGACGCGGTCCATTGGCTCGTACCGACCGATCCCCAACTTGATCTGGCGTGCCTTGTGGCACGTCAGCGAGCTGCCGTGGGTGCATCATTGGGTGAACGTGATGCTCCACGCCGTCAATGCGGCGTTGGTCGCCGCGTTCGTCTTCGCGGTCACACGCCATCGCCGAGTGGGTTGGCTTGCGGGTGCCAGCTTCGCTACGTCTGCGGTGCTCACCGAAGCCGTGACCGGTGTCGTCGGCATCGCGGATGTGCTCGGCGGTCTCGGGGTGCTACTGGCTTTGCACGGATTGCGCGTGCGCAGCTGGCTCATGCCCTTGGCCGTGCTGGGGGGCCTCGCGCTGGGCCTGTTCAGCAAAGAGAGTGTGATCGTGGGCGTGCCGCTGGTGACGGTCGCGGCGTTGTTGCTGGCGCCGGCACTGCACCCCACGCGGCCGCTGCGCGCCCTTCGCATGCTCTTGGCTGGCGTGGCCGCAGCGGCTGCTTTGGTCGGGTACACCTATCTGCGACGTCGGCTGTTCCCCGTGGAGCTGCCGGCTGAACTCACCGCACCCCTCCCCGAGGGTGAGCCCCTGCTCCAGCGCTGGCTTCACGCATTCCTGCGTTGGTTCGCCCAGCCAAAGCTGCCCTCGGACCCGATGAACAACCCTTTGGTGGACGCCGACACGCCCCATCGCGTGGCAGGTGCCCTTCGCGTGTACCTGAACGGCTTGATCCAAGTGGTGTTTCCATGGCGGCTGTCGGGCGACTACTCCTTTCCCCAGGAGCCCATTCCGGATGCCGTCGTCTTTCCCGGAAGCGTGCTCGGCGGGCTGCTGCTCGTCGCGCCTCCTCTGGCGTCGGTGGGGCTGTGGATCGCCTCGATGCGGCGCGAGCGTCGCGGCGGCACCGCCGCAGCACTGCTGGCGCTGTTGGCGCTGGGAGCGTGCTGGCTGCCGGTCGCCTACTTCCCCCATTCGAACATCGCGGTCACGCTGCCCACGGTTCGCGCGGAGCGCTTCTGGTATCTGCCCGTGATTGGCAGCGCCATGTGCATCGCGGTGCTGCTCGACGCGCTGTGGAGCAGGCTGCGCTGGCGCCGAGAGCTACTCGTCGGGATTGTGGCGTTCTTCACCTTTCAAGGTTGTCGTGCCCGCATCCACGCGCTGGACTACAACGACGACCTGACGTTCTGGGGCGCGACACGACGTGCTGTCCCTCGCAGTGCCAAGGCGCACTTGAACTACTCCGTCATGGTCGGCGCGCACTTGGGAGACCTTCCGCGCCGCCTGGCCATCAACGGGCGTGCGCGCGAGCTCGCGCCACAATGGCCGATGGCACACATTTATTATGGCGACACGCTGTGCCGAATGAAACGTCCGGCAGACGCTTGGCCCTACTACGAGCGTGGGTTCGTCTTGGCGCCCAACGACCCCAACTTGATTGCCCTGGCGCTGCAATGCCTCTGGGATCAGCAAGGCATCGAGTCACACAAGGCTCGCATCCTCGAGTTGGTCGACGAAAACCGCGGAACCTGGCTTGCCTACCTGGGAACGCAGATCGTGTATCACGGCAAAGAGAACGGCGGCGTCGAGAAGAAGTATCGTCCACGTGGCTACGACGAAGGGCCCAAGAAGAAATAG
- a CDS encoding redoxin family protein, translating into MVPRLCLLALSLWCLACNPAQRAAPVTGPERSSEPLSLYNPVPVVASVDLDQLRFVGMDDGPVPDFSVRTPDGKRFESANLVGDRAFVVVFFATWCGDCDQKLRAVARALRRSGPFLTAFGIALDDAKTWHRVHGYLQGRGLDIPVASALENPKFFLSYNPFDALPLVVVVGKNGGLVDYQLGLRPGDETRLVASIDLAKRIGPLKTTE; encoded by the coding sequence ATGGTGCCCCGATTGTGCCTGCTCGCGCTCTCACTCTGGTGCCTGGCGTGCAACCCGGCGCAGCGCGCGGCCCCAGTGACGGGCCCCGAGCGAAGTTCGGAGCCGCTCAGCCTGTACAATCCGGTCCCCGTTGTCGCCAGCGTGGATCTCGACCAGTTGCGCTTCGTCGGTATGGATGACGGCCCAGTACCGGACTTCAGCGTGCGCACTCCGGATGGAAAGCGCTTCGAATCGGCGAACTTGGTGGGCGATCGCGCTTTCGTCGTCGTGTTCTTCGCTACTTGGTGCGGGGACTGCGACCAAAAGCTCCGCGCAGTCGCTCGCGCGCTTCGTCGTTCGGGCCCGTTCCTGACTGCTTTCGGGATCGCCCTGGACGACGCGAAGACCTGGCATCGTGTTCACGGCTATCTGCAAGGTCGCGGGCTCGACATTCCGGTGGCGTCGGCCCTCGAGAATCCGAAGTTCTTCTTGTCCTACAACCCTTTCGATGCCCTTCCTCTGGTCGTAGTGGTCGGGAAGAACGGCGGTTTGGTGGACTACCAGCTGGGGCTGCGCCCCGGGGATGAGACGCGGCTCGTGGCGTCCATCGACCTTGCCAAGCGCATCGGGCCACTCAAGACGACCGAGTAG
- a CDS encoding SDR family oxidoreductase, with translation MSEAPSIFRPGLFEDQVAVVTGGGTGIGLCVAQELLSLGAKVAIGSRKQDNVAAGLAALGCEDQTFGDTLDVREPDACTSFVNAVQERFGRIDVLINNAGGQFPCPAQSLSPRGFEAVIRNNLVGVFNMTHAVATSAMIPARRGRIVNVIADILRGFPGMVHTGAARAGVDNMTKTLAVEWAPLGIRVNACAPGTIRSTGTVQYGDDTLELARRATPMKRLGTVAEVSRVIVFLASSANDFVTGSTYYIDGGSSLWGDLWPIEEPESNS, from the coding sequence GTGAGCGAAGCGCCGAGCATCTTCCGCCCGGGTCTGTTCGAAGACCAGGTCGCCGTGGTGACGGGTGGGGGCACCGGCATCGGGCTGTGTGTCGCGCAAGAGCTACTCAGCTTGGGGGCGAAGGTGGCGATCGGCAGCCGCAAGCAGGATAACGTGGCGGCTGGGTTGGCTGCCCTTGGATGCGAGGACCAGACCTTTGGTGACACCCTGGACGTGCGGGAGCCCGATGCCTGCACCTCCTTCGTCAACGCCGTCCAAGAACGATTCGGTCGCATCGACGTGCTGATCAACAACGCCGGCGGCCAGTTCCCCTGTCCTGCTCAGAGCTTGTCGCCCCGAGGTTTCGAGGCCGTCATTCGCAACAACTTGGTCGGCGTGTTCAACATGACCCACGCCGTGGCGACCTCGGCGATGATCCCCGCGCGCCGAGGTCGGATCGTGAACGTCATCGCCGACATTTTGCGCGGCTTTCCCGGCATGGTGCACACGGGTGCCGCGAGGGCTGGCGTCGACAACATGACCAAGACTCTGGCCGTGGAATGGGCACCCCTCGGCATTCGGGTCAACGCCTGCGCACCTGGCACCATTCGTTCCACCGGGACGGTGCAATACGGCGACGACACTTTGGAGCTCGCGCGCCGGGCCACACCCATGAAGCGGCTGGGGACCGTGGCCGAGGTGAGCCGAGTCATCGTGTTCTTGGCAAGCAGTGCCAATGATTTCGTAACGGGGTCCACCTACTACATTGACGGTGGGAGCTCGCTCTGGGGCGACCTGTGGCCGATCGAGGAACCCGAGTCGAACAGCTGA
- a CDS encoding serine/threonine-protein kinase: MAAEAPVDPVRVVGRYALYDPIAAGGMATVHFGRLRGPVGFARTVAIKRLHPELARDPEFVSMFLDEARLAARIRHPNVVQTLDVVAEDGELFLVMEYVQGESLARLLRTLSMRGERIPHRMVATILSGALLGLHAAHEAKDEQGARLGLVHRDVSPHNVLVGADGLTRVLDFGVAKAAGRVHTTREGRVKGKLAYMAPEQIQSGEVTREADIYSASVVLWEALTGTRLFHADNQTTVLARILAGNVNPPSQIVPDLPKGYDEVIARGLARVPSDRFSSAREMALALEAVDGVESPTKVAEWLEGRAGNVLEARAERIASIERGSDVSNVSELQAALTAMDRGSQSQSGVISVAPQQPVRNRRLLLAGLAAAALVTVVGLGLAVRALRAPAVEVEAVPGPAVAADVPGHPDVAPVMTLEKTPSDDPEVAAAASVAPTAEATKPAEPSARPKVTQPNAKRSTPSTTAAKSGKKNPFEGLGGRL, from the coding sequence ATGGCCGCAGAAGCCCCAGTCGACCCCGTACGCGTGGTGGGGCGCTACGCGCTGTACGACCCGATCGCGGCCGGTGGCATGGCTACGGTGCACTTCGGACGCTTGCGCGGGCCAGTGGGGTTTGCCCGCACGGTCGCCATCAAGCGCCTGCATCCGGAGCTTGCGCGGGACCCAGAGTTCGTTTCCATGTTCCTGGACGAAGCTCGGCTCGCAGCGCGCATCCGTCATCCCAACGTCGTGCAGACCTTGGATGTGGTGGCCGAGGATGGCGAGTTGTTCTTGGTCATGGAGTACGTCCAGGGCGAGTCCCTGGCGCGCCTGCTCCGAACCTTGTCGATGCGAGGCGAGCGCATCCCGCATCGGATGGTAGCCACCATCCTCTCAGGGGCGCTTCTGGGGCTGCACGCGGCTCACGAAGCCAAGGACGAGCAGGGGGCGCGACTCGGGTTGGTCCATCGCGACGTGTCCCCCCACAACGTGTTGGTCGGCGCCGATGGGCTCACTCGCGTCCTCGACTTCGGTGTCGCCAAAGCGGCGGGGCGCGTGCACACGACGCGAGAAGGCCGTGTCAAAGGCAAGCTCGCCTACATGGCCCCGGAGCAGATCCAATCCGGGGAGGTGACACGCGAGGCCGACATCTACAGCGCGTCGGTGGTTCTGTGGGAAGCGCTGACCGGCACCCGGTTGTTCCATGCAGACAACCAGACGACGGTCTTGGCGCGCATTCTCGCGGGCAACGTCAATCCCCCCAGTCAAATCGTTCCCGATCTACCCAAGGGCTACGATGAGGTGATCGCGCGAGGACTCGCCCGCGTGCCGTCCGATCGCTTCAGCAGCGCACGCGAGATGGCACTCGCGCTGGAGGCCGTCGATGGTGTCGAGTCGCCCACCAAGGTGGCCGAATGGCTCGAGGGGCGTGCTGGAAACGTGCTGGAAGCACGCGCCGAGCGCATTGCCAGCATCGAGCGCGGCAGTGACGTCAGCAACGTGTCCGAGCTGCAGGCGGCGCTCACGGCGATGGACCGCGGCTCGCAGAGCCAGTCAGGGGTCATCAGCGTTGCCCCGCAGCAGCCGGTGCGGAATCGGCGGCTGTTGCTCGCAGGTCTCGCGGCCGCTGCGCTCGTCACGGTGGTCGGCTTGGGACTTGCGGTGCGCGCGCTGCGCGCCCCTGCCGTCGAAGTGGAAGCAGTCCCCGGTCCGGCCGTGGCCGCCGACGTTCCCGGCCATCCCGACGTCGCGCCCGTTATGACTCTCGAGAAGACGCCGAGCGACGATCCGGAAGTGGCCGCCGCTGCCTCGGTGGCACCGACCGCCGAAGCAACGAAACCTGCAGAGCCCAGCGCACGCCCCAAGGTCACCCAGCCGAACGCCAAACGCTCGACCCCCTCGACAACCGCTGCGAAGTCGGGGAAAAAGAACCCGTTCGAAGGTTTGGGCGGACGGCTCTGA
- a CDS encoding FHA domain-containing protein: protein MALTVVIRSGDTATSPRVTFDSPRVVIGRGEGCEVRLPDPSVSHRHASIRQRGTDYIVLDEGSTNGTFVGPVRLSPQAPRVLRSGDLIRIGRIWLEVLIEQAVPTPNPAQATREIALALVANALSAEGQSSGATVSVQSGPDAGKSFTIVGPGRQYVLGRAADADLTLHDEDASRRHAAVYRRGDQIWVQDLGSKNGTRVDETTLGPKESKVWRPGVTLTLGGNQLVHDDPVADAMAELERALDEPMAEGDSVDPPTAGDPSSAPPPPSAVSQRGGDAPVIAVPKRAKRPVPRKAGWTGTDLLVAAVALVVLAVSLLGLFWLFRGS, encoded by the coding sequence ATGGCCCTGACCGTCGTAATCCGCTCAGGCGATACCGCCACGTCGCCGCGGGTTACCTTCGACTCGCCTCGGGTCGTGATTGGTCGAGGCGAGGGCTGTGAAGTGCGGCTGCCAGACCCGAGCGTGAGCCACCGACACGCTTCGATTCGTCAGCGCGGCACCGACTACATCGTGCTGGACGAAGGCAGCACCAACGGGACCTTCGTGGGCCCAGTGCGGCTGTCACCGCAGGCGCCACGTGTCCTTCGCAGCGGAGATCTGATCCGAATCGGTCGCATCTGGCTGGAGGTGCTGATCGAACAAGCGGTGCCCACGCCGAACCCCGCGCAAGCCACGCGAGAGATCGCTCTAGCTTTGGTCGCGAATGCCCTGTCCGCGGAGGGACAGAGCAGCGGCGCGACCGTCAGCGTTCAGTCGGGACCAGACGCGGGGAAGTCCTTCACGATCGTCGGACCGGGACGACAGTACGTGCTCGGCCGCGCCGCGGATGCGGACTTGACCTTGCATGACGAGGACGCTTCTCGGCGCCACGCAGCCGTCTACCGCCGCGGCGATCAGATCTGGGTGCAGGACCTGGGTTCGAAGAACGGAACGCGAGTCGACGAAACCACGCTCGGTCCCAAGGAGTCCAAGGTCTGGCGTCCCGGAGTGACGTTGACCCTGGGAGGCAATCAGCTCGTGCACGACGATCCCGTAGCGGATGCGATGGCGGAACTCGAGCGTGCGCTGGACGAACCCATGGCCGAGGGCGACTCGGTCGATCCGCCGACCGCTGGCGATCCATCCTCCGCGCCACCCCCGCCCTCGGCGGTCAGCCAGCGAGGAGGCGACGCTCCCGTCATCGCCGTGCCGAAGCGAGCCAAGCGGCCCGTACCGCGAAAAGCCGGCTGGACGGGCACGGATTTACTGGTAGCGGCCGTCGCCCTCGTCGTCCTAGCCGTCAGCTTGCTCGGGTTGTTCTGGTTGTTCCGAGGTAGCTGA